DNA from Ruminococcaceae bacterium KH2T8:
GTGTCAAAGTAGGCGTAGGATCTGCATCGTCAACGACCTCGATGATCAGATTGCCGTTAGCTATGAGATCGGGATCCCAGCCTGCATCTTCGCAGACCTTGTTAAGGAGATCTTCGTCCTCAAGTACCATCGCTCTTGCGAATTCAGGGATATCGGCTTCGGTGAACTCCTCGAGCTCGAACATGATGGAGTCAACATCTCTGTCATTATAAAGATATACGCGGACATTTTGTCCTGCCGTAACATATACTTCCTTTTTCTCACCCGTAACGGGATTGGTACCTACGATATGTACCTTACCGTCAGTAAGAAGAAGGCACTCATGACCTTCGCTGTCTACATATACATAGCCGGAAGTTCCTCTGATACCAACGACCATCGTCGATGTCCTGACGTCGAAAGTCTCGTCTTCTTCCAAAGGCTTATCAACCTCGAAGAAGATTCCGCCCTCGGTCAGGTTGAGCTCCAGCTTGTTGCCTGCCTTCTTGAACTCGGCGCGGCTGTTTTCCTGAAGCGTAACGACCTTGTGGTCATCAAGTCCGATCGACGCAAGGCTCTTGGCAGCGGTATTAACTGCCTCGCCGCTTCCGAACCTCATATTGTCCGTGATCGGCTTTTCATTACCGTTCGCATCTTCGACTGTAACAGTACCTTCGATGCGCAGTATCCTCATTGTAGTTGCGTAATAACCTCGCGAAAAGATGATCGCCAATACGGCGCCTATTATCACGAGCCCCAAAACACCGAATATCACTATCTTCTTGATATTCGACATACTCCTGAATCGTTCCATCGGATCACCCCTGTGAACACTCTATAAGCCATAACTCCCAACACCCGTATAATAACATATATAAAAATACTTTTATGCAGGTTAGCAAATATTATATATAACGCGGATTATACAAGTAATTAACGGGACCCGAGGCCCGGATCAAAGGTCAAAACAGCTCAGCCAAAAGCGATCCTAAGGAAACCTCAGTTCATGTTCGCGATCGAGCTCTCGATAAAGCCGTCGAACATCTTGCTCAGGTTATCTACCTTCTCGTCGATATCTTCTTCCATGTTATTCCAGATGTACTCCAGGAAGAAGCCGATAAATGCATATGTGTAGAACCTCGAGATCTGGCGGATAGTCTTATCGGGGATGTTGCGACCCGCTACCTTCTTTCGTACATAGCTAAGGAAAACGGTATCCGTTATCTCGAAGATATAGTACTCGAGCTGCTCTCTCGAAAGCGAGTCGAAGATGTGATGAATGAGCTTGGGGTTATCGCGGCACATCTTAAAGAACACCTTGATCGCGTTCTGCCACGTGGAATATTCATAGTTGTTACCGTCATTATTACCATCGGCGCGGATGACTGCGAGCTTCATGCCGAACCATTCGTTCAGGAGCTCGAACTTATCCCTGTAGTGATAGTAGAAAGTATTGGAACTGATGCCGCTGCGCTTAACGAGCGCAGAAACCGTGATCTTATCGAACGTCATCTCGGACAGCATTTCCTCGAACGCCGTCATGATCGCACCTTTAGTGAGCAAAGCCATCCCAATAAACCTCCAAACCGACTATGCACATGATACCACAGATTTTTAGGACAAAATGAAGAATTTGTCCTAATTTGAGCAATTATCAGAAACTTCTCAAATTCACACAACCGCGCAAACTTGACAGTACAACTTCCGTGATCGTTTAACTACACTATGTAGGACAATGATCGAGGAGATATATTATGGAAACTCGCAGAGTAGTTATAACGGGTATGGGTGCCATCACACCGCTCGGAAATGATGTTGAGACTTTTTGGACAGGCCTTAAGGAATGCAGGAACGGAATCGGTCCCATCACGAAAGTAGACGTTTCGAATTTCAAGGTAAAGCTCGCAGGCGAAGTCAGGGATTTCGACCCCAAGGAATATATGGACTTTAAGTCCGCAAAGAGGATGGGACTCTTCTCTCAGTATGCAGTAGCCGCAACAAGAGAAGCGATGGATCAGTCGGCTCTTGATCTCGAAAGCGAAGACCCCTACAGGATCGGAGTCATCGTAGGATGCGGCATCGGCGCCATGCAAAAGCACGAACAGGAGATCCCGAAGTTCTTCACGGACAAGAAGGTCGACCCGATGTATATCCCGACAGTCATCACGAACATGGCTTCGGCAAACATCTCGATCCAGTTCGGGCTCAAGGGAAAGAACATGGATATCTCGACCGCATGCGCTACCGGTACACACTGCATCGGCGAAGCATATAACACGATAAGATTAGGCGAAGCTGACGTTATGGTCGCAGGCGGTACGGAGGCTGCAATCACACCTTCGGGCGTATTCGGATTTGCGGCACTTACGGCTCTTACTTCAAATCCCGATCCCGATACGGCATCACGTCCTTTCGATAAGGATCGCGACGGATTCGTACTCGGAGAAGGCGCAGGCGTAGTCATCCTCGAGGAATACGAGCATGCCGTAAAGCGCGGCGCAAACATCCTCGCGGAAGTAGTCGGCTACGGCGTAACTAACGATGCTTACCACATCACATCCCCTGCCCCTGACGGAAGCGGCGCAGGTACAGCCATGAAGCTCGCGATCGAGGGTGCGGGTCTTACTCCCGACGATATCGATTATATTAATGCACACGGCACATCTACTCACCTTAATGATCTTTACGAGACGCGCGCGATCAAGTTCGCATTCGGAGATGCTGCAAAGAAGGTATCGATCAATTCGACTAAGTCCATGACGGGTCACCTCTTAGGCGGCGCCGGTGCGATCGAGGCTATCGTATGCGTTAAGTCGATCCAGGAAAACTATGTGCATGCCACGAGGAACTCCAAGGAGCCCGAAGAGGAACTCGACCTCGATTACACTTTCGGCGAAGGAAAGCACAGACAGGTCGACGTTGCCATGAGCAACTCCCTGGGCTTTGGCGGCCACAATGCAACACTGATATTTAAAAGAGTATAAGTCGCTCCCCTGTAACTTATAGTCTCCTAAAGCAAAAGTCCGAACCCCAAAAGCGAGGTTCGGACTTTTTATTTTCAGTTAAGGGAGATCCGTCACATACAAAAGATCATACCCATTTGAGTGCATCCACGGCTCCTCTTCCACAAGATCGTAATCGTACCTGTCCTGCCATACCAAGAGGATCTTCCCCTGGCCGATCATTATCCTGATATCGGATACGAGCGCATAACGAACTCCCATTTCAGAGCCGTCCCATTCTTCTCCTCCGACGACGCCCGGCTCGAAAGTATACGAATCGATGACCTCGGCATTTGATCCGTCGAGATCACTTTTTACGATATCGACACCTGTATCCGTATACTCGGTGTAGTAGATATGACCGCCGTAAAGAGTAATTCCGCCTCTGGTGTCGACCATCTGATCGGAATAAGATCCGTATGCATATTGATCGATACCGTCACATCCTACGAAAGTATCCAGTACGTTCGGGAAGATCTCATCAGCCGACAGGTCTGACGGCACCGTTCCGTAATCTATATCGCCGATATAAAGTTCGGGCTCGGAAAGCGCTCCGCCTTCGATCGAAGATACCAGTATAAACGAACCGCGCCTTGTCTCGGAGGCATTTCCCGAAGCACCGCCATAAAGTCTGTCTGTCGTCGCCTCATAACGTGTGCGGCTGTCATCACGGCACTCGAGATAATAGAGATTTCCGTCCGCCGTGCATAAGTCCATGAATCTATATCCTTCTTGAGGCTCAACGATCTCTTCACAAGAAGAAGTCTCAGGATCGAGCTTCAGGATAAAGTATCTGCTGCTGAGATACAGATCGCCGCCCTCGGCACTGATCGTCTGGAACTCATATTCGCCTTCGTATACAGTCGTGAGCTCACCGTCCGCGCTCAGCTTTTTGACCTGTGTATAGCCGTAACCCTTATCCCCACGTGAAAGAAAATAAAGACCGTCTTCCGTATCAACGGAGCGGTTGATGTAATTACCGAGAAGATCATCCAGGATATCGGATCTCATCGTGTGATCCGTCTGACCATAAATGCCGTAATTGACACTGTAGCTCTTACAGATGTCGTAAGCATCGAGCCACGACGGGAACGTAACCGCGAAAAGAGCAACAAACACGGGCACAAACTTTATCTCATTCTTTCGCATGCTCTTAGTCTCTTTCTTATCGCCGTTCTTCCTGCTCCTGATCAGGCTTACGATCTCCGATACGAAAGCCAGTGCCGCGATCGCAAATAACTCAACATGAGTATGGCTGAGCTTCAGGTCATATCTTGCGAACTTGATACAGGTAAGATAATAAAGTCCCATAGAAGCCGCGACGAAAAGGAATACGGGTGTCAGGGTAACCTGTCTTCTCGCCTTCTCGCTCCTGTCGAGATAAACACCCATAAATATGAGTACAGCCGCCAGGATCAGCGCCATTGCCAGCCAGAGATCGACAGCCTGCCAGAAGCTTCTTACGGATGTTGCCGAGAGCCCTGTTCCGCGAGAAATATTCGCAAACGGAGCACGGCACATGATCTCGTCGTAAAAAGACGTAAACCCCGGATTACCGCCGCGGATCAATGTTACCGCGCACGCCAGACATGCGATCGCCAATAAGATATACAAAACCATCTGAAAGCCCCCTGCCTCATACTGCTTTTTCTATATTACTAAAGACGTACTGTAAGCTCAAAAGTTGCTCTTCGAAAGATTTTTTCTGAAAGGTATTGACAACTATATCGGGAGCCGATATACTCAGGTTACGATATATCGGGAGCCGATATAACGACAGACGATACAAATCCTAAATACACAAAACGGAATAACGGAGGACAAGACAATGACAAAGACAACAACAGCAAAGAAGGCAGTAATGGGAATCATCACAACAGGCGCTCTCATGGCAGCGATCGCAGGAGCAGTACTTATGTTTAACGGCAGCCTTGCAATGGGACTTCTTCTCATCAACGTAACGGGCCTGTCGCTTTCGATCTATAACATCTATACCAGAAGAGCAACAAAGGAGGACAACTGATGCCACAGCAAGCACTTACCGAGGCGGTATTTTATATCCTCCTCTCACTCATGAAGCCGCTTCACGGATACGGAATAATCCAGAATGTTGGCGAACTTTCCAAAGGCAGAGTAAAGCTCGCCCCCGGTACACTCTACGGCGCCCTCAACTCACTGGTAGATAAGGGATGGATAGATCAGCTCCCGGAGAATCCCGAGAGCAGAAAGAAGGAATATGTGATCACCAAAGCCGGCAAGACGATACTCGCAGAGGAGATCGACAGGCTCTTCGAACTTGCGGAAAACGGCAGAAAGATCCTGGAGGGAAAATAAGATGCGCACAAGATTTCATAAACTCTTCTGGATCTGGCAGCTTCAAAAGGAAGAAGCATGGATCAACGAGATGGCATCTCACGGCTATGGTCTCATCAGTGTCGGAAGGATCACTTTTGACTTCGAAGATATCGAGCCTGATCGATACGGATACAAGGTCGTATTCCGCAAGGGTGCTTCTAATTCCGACAGTGTCAGGAACTTTCTGAAGTTCATGGAGGAACTCGGAATCGACAACGTAGGTCATGTGTCCTTCCCGAATTACACGGTGGTATACCTTCGATACGAAAAGAGCGAAGAGAATCTCGAATTGTATTCGGATATAGACTCGAAGATCGAATACGAGAAGACCATGTGCGATTACCTCAATTTAGTGGCATGGCTCAATGTCTTCGCCTGGGTTCTTAATATGTTCATCTTCATAATGAGCATGATCCACAACGTCGGAAACTTCATAAACTTATTGAGCGTGATCAATCTTGTCATAGCAATACTCTGCTTCAAGAGCATTCACACCAGGAAAAAGAAGATAAAGGATCTCAAGGCAGAACGCGAGATCCACGAATAAAAGGATAAAGGGAGATAAATATGGAAAAGATAACTCATCAGGACAGGATCAAGCCTTGGATGGGTGTAGTCCTCTTCGCCGTAGTAATGGCAGTATTCATCTTAATATGCGCACCTTTGCAGATGAAGTACGGCATTCCGGGACTCATCGCAACAGAATTGATCGTAGCGGGGATCGGCATCTTCTATTGCCTTATAACAAGAGTCAAGATCAGCGAAGTGCTTCCCATGAAGAAGATCACATTAAGAGACTTCTTCGGATGCGTGCTCCTTCTCATAAGCACATACATGGTATCGATCATATCAGCTCTCGTAATGCCGCTCATCTACCCGCCCTGCGCATCTGAGGCGGCTGAGATATCGGACATGCTCTACGGCAATATGAACTACCTCTCAACGCTGTTCGTAGTAGCTCTCCTGCCCGCTATCTGCGAAGAGACGATCTACAGAGGCGCTATCCTCTCGTCTTTCAGAGGCATCAAGAAGGAATGGATCGCAATGGTGGTCGTAGGACTCTTCTTCTCGATCAATCACCTCTCGATCCTCAGAGGTCCCTTCACTTTCGTACTCGGAATGGTCCTCACATATGTAGTCATAAAAAAG
Protein-coding regions in this window:
- a CDS encoding FecR family protein, with translation MERFRSMSNIKKIVIFGVLGLVIIGAVLAIIFSRGYYATTMRILRIEGTVTVEDANGNEKPITDNMRFGSGEAVNTAAKSLASIGLDDHKVVTLQENSRAEFKKAGNKLELNLTEGGIFFEVDKPLEEDETFDVRTSTMVVGIRGTSGYVYVDSEGHECLLLTDGKVHIVGTNPVTGEKKEVYVTAGQNVRVYLYNDRDVDSIMFELEEFTEADIPEFARAMVLEDEDLLNKVCEDAGWDPDLIANGNLIIEVVDDADPTPTLTPTATPTPTPRSTATPTPTPSVTPRPGSATPTPTPAPSGGGGGSTPDPTGAPSATPTPTPAPDPTTAPTPVPTPTATPTVTPSPTPTTTPTPAPTEPTDPAEETDPAEETDPTEETDPTEETDPSEVTEPSMEGGGPEYIPEGFETQTVWDDVHGLYIVEHVERGAATAELAHQYLGYMNGDWITLYSTAYHGEYPGYVGDDPAYYYVNSDGQKVLYYAPGGYDADGYIG
- a CDS encoding transcriptional regulator, TetR family, which produces MALLTKGAIMTAFEEMLSEMTFDKITVSALVKRSGISSNTFYYHYRDKFELLNEWFGMKLAVIRADGNNDGNNYEYSTWQNAIKVFFKMCRDNPKLIHHIFDSLSREQLEYYIFEITDTVFLSYVRKKVAGRNIPDKTIRQISRFYTYAFIGFFLEYIWNNMEEDIDEKVDNLSKMFDGFIESSIANMN
- a CDS encoding 3-oxoacyl-[acyl-carrier-protein] synthase II, producing METRRVVITGMGAITPLGNDVETFWTGLKECRNGIGPITKVDVSNFKVKLAGEVRDFDPKEYMDFKSAKRMGLFSQYAVAATREAMDQSALDLESEDPYRIGVIVGCGIGAMQKHEQEIPKFFTDKKVDPMYIPTVITNMASANISIQFGLKGKNMDISTACATGTHCIGEAYNTIRLGEADVMVAGGTEAAITPSGVFGFAALTALTSNPDPDTASRPFDKDRDGFVLGEGAGVVILEEYEHAVKRGANILAEVVGYGVTNDAYHITSPAPDGSGAGTAMKLAIEGAGLTPDDIDYINAHGTSTHLNDLYETRAIKFAFGDAAKKVSINSTKSMTGHLLGGAGAIEAIVCVKSIQENYVHATRNSKEPEEELDLDYTFGEGKHRQVDVAMSNSLGFGGHNATLIFKRV
- a CDS encoding DNA-binding transcriptional regulator, PadR family gives rise to the protein MPQQALTEAVFYILLSLMKPLHGYGIIQNVGELSKGRVKLAPGTLYGALNSLVDKGWIDQLPENPESRKKEYVITKAGKTILAEEIDRLFELAENGRKILEGK